A portion of the Carya illinoinensis cultivar Pawnee chromosome 11, C.illinoinensisPawnee_v1, whole genome shotgun sequence genome contains these proteins:
- the LOC122282745 gene encoding probable inactive purple acid phosphatase 27 has translation MADTAWNCGLMMMKLFTMGMLWWLGSMGLASGHGHGRFDEHPLSEIDIYKTTLALRDSVSIKANPLILGLKGQDKEWVTVNVVNPDPSEDDWVAVFSPAEFNASTCSPVTGEEEEPYICSSPIKFKYANYSNSKYTKTGKTVLKFQLINQRADFSFVLFSGGLSTPKLVAVSNFLTFANPKAPLYPRLAQGKSWDEMTVTWTSGYALDEAVPFVEYAVKGQAKARSPAGTLTIDQNSLCGSPARTVGWRDQGFIHTSFLKNLWPNFVYTYRMGHLLSNGSYIWSKSYSFRSSPYPGQDSPQSVVIFGDLGKAERDGSTMYADYQPGSLNTTDQLIKDLKNIDIVFVIGDLAYANGYISQWDQFMSQVEPIASTVPFMVASGNHERTWPNSGGFYQHTDSGGECGVTAETLFYFPAENRANFWYSTDYGMFRFCIADSEHDWREGSEQYRFLEHCLATVDRRKQPWLIFAAHRPLGYSSNEWYAEEGAYSEPMGRDDLQKLWQKYRVDIAFFGHVHNYERTCPIYQNTCVKSGNTSYSGVMNGTIHVVAGGGGSHLSSFATEIPSWSLFRDYDFGFTKLTAFNHSYLLFEYKKSSDGKVYDSFTITREYMDVLACVHDSCAPSTLAS, from the exons ATGGCAGACACGGCCTGGAACTGCGGCCTGATGATGATGAAGTTGTTTACAATGGGGATGCTCTGGTGGTTGGGGAGTATGGGTTTGGCATCAGGTCACGGTCATGGCAGATTTGACGAGCACCCACTCTCTGAGATCGACATTTACAAAACCACTCTTGCCCTCCGTGACTCCGTCTCCATCAAAGCCAACCCCCTCATTCTTGGCTTGAAG GGTCAGGATAAAGAATGGGTGACAGTGAATGTTGTGAACCCAGATCCATCTGAGGATGATTGGGTTGCAGTTTTCTCTCCTGCAGAGTTCAA CGCATCGACCTGTTCGCCAGTGACTGGTGAAGAAGAGGAGCCATATATATGCTCGAGCCCGATTAAG TTCAAGTATGCAAATTACTCCAATTCAAAGTATACAAAAACTGGCAAAACTGTTCTCAAATTCCAGTTGATCAATCAGAGGGCAGATTTCTCATTCGTATTATTTTCAGGCGGTTTGTCAACT CCTAAACTAGTGGCAGTTTCAAATTTCTTAACATTTGCTAACCCTAAAGCACCTCTATATCCTCGTCTTGCTCAAGGGAAGTCTTGGGATGAA ATGACAGTAACTTGGACTAGTGGATATGCATTAGATGAAGCCGTTCCATTTGTTGAATATGCTGTGAAGGGACAAGCTAAAGCTCGATCCCCAGCTGGAACATTGACAATTGATCAGAACAGCCTTTGTG GTTCTCCTGCACGGACGGTAGGGTGGCGTGATCAGGGTTTCATACATACgagtttcttgaaaaatttatgGCCCAACTTTGT GTACACTTATAGAATGGGTCATCTCTTATCGAATGGTTCATATATCTGGAGCAAATCCTACTCTTTCAGATCATCCCCTTATCCTGGACAGGATTCGCCACAGAGTGTCGTAATATTTGGCGACCTTGGGAAG GCCGAACGTGATGGTTCAACTATGTATGCTGATTATCAGCCAGGATCTCTGAATACTACTGACCAACTCATCAAGGACTTGAAAAACATCGACATAGTTTTCGTTATTGGTGATTTAGCTTATGCAAATGGATACATCTCACAATGGGACCAATTCATGTCACAGGTTGAGCCCATTGCATCAACTGTCCCATTTATGGTTGCAAG CGGTAATCATGAACGTACGTGGCCAAATTCAGGAGGCTTCTATCAACATACAGATTCTGGAGGGGAGTGCGGTGTGACTGCTGAGACCCTTTTCTACTTTCCTGCTGAGAACAGAGCCAACTTTTG GTATTCAACAGATTATGGCATGTTTCGGTTTTGCATAGCGGACAGTGAACATGATTGGAGGGAGGGATCAGAACAGTACCGATTCCTTGAGCATTGCCTTGCAACTGTGGATAGAAGGAAGCAACCTTGGTTGATCTTTGCTGCTCATAGGCCTCTTGGCTATTCCTCTAATGAATGGTATGCCGAGGAGGGTGCATATTCAGAGCCAATGGGAAGGGACGATTTGCAGAAGCTTTGGCAGAAGTACAGGGTAGACATTGCCTTTTTTGGCCATGTCCATAACTACGAAAGAACATGCCCCATTTACCAG AATACATGCGTCAAATCTGGAAACACGAGCTATTCCGGCGTCATGAATGGAACAATCCATGTTGTCGCTGGAGGTGGAGGTAGTCATTTATCATCCTTTGCCACAGAAATACCCAGCTGGAGCCTTTTCAGAGACTATGACTTTGGCTTTACAAAACTGACAGCATTCAACCACTCTTATCTGCTCTTTGAGTACAAGAAAAGTAGTGACGGGAAGGTATATGATTCCTTCACTATTACAAGGGAATACATGGATGTCTTGGCTTGTGTTCATGACAGCTGTGCACCGAGCACTTTGGCCTCTTGA